The Cytobacillus firmus genome segment ATTGATGTGGCACGCTTAATTGCAAACGGTGAGCTTCTAAAAGAGGATCTGCTTAAAGAAGATGTAAAAACTGCAGAAAAAAGGCTGACCAAAATACGCGGCATCGGCCCCTGGACCGCCCATTATGTCCTCATGCGGTGCCTTCGCTTCCCGAACGCTTTTCCTATCGATGATGTCGGGCTGCATAATGCGATTAAAGTGGTCACAGGATCTGAAAGGAAACCGGCGAGAGAGAAAATCCTGAAATATTCAGCTCGCTGGGAGAATTGGGAAGCGTATGCTACTTTTTATTTGTGGAGAGTATTATATTAAATTATTTTGCACTGTGCCATTGCCGCAAATCAACGTGACGCGGAGTGGCAGATAAAATGTAATTCGGCCGATTTACTTTTGAAAGTGACCGATAAAATAAAAATCCGGGTGCTAGCCTTAACTCTTTGCCCGATATAACTAAACCTGGCCGATTTCAGCACACGATTGACCTATATAAATGATCAAAAACACAGTAAAAGGCCGTCAATTAACGGCCTTTTTACTATTTATTTCAAGTTCAAGCTTGTAAATGAGATCAATCATCCGCGTCCCAATCATCTGGCAGATCACCGCATAAACAATAACCTTCCAGTCCACGACAACCCCTGTTAGCAAAAGCAGACTGCCATTTATGTAAAACAGCGTCCGTCCCGGCGCAGTTCCTCTTGCTTTTGAAATGATTAACGCGAGGATATCCATGCCCCCGGACGAAGCGCCCATCCGGAATAAAATGCCGATGCCAACTCCAAAGACTATTGCTCCAAGCAAAAGATCAAGGAGAACTGGATTCAGCGGTTCCGTTATGTATGGAGCCAGAAAATCAATCGTAACCGAAGTAACGGATACACAAAACAGTGTCCAGATCACACTGCTTTTCCCGAGCCATTTGGCCGCTGCCAGGAGCAGACCCGCATTCAAAACCCACAATGTCACCGAGTAAGGCGTGTCCAACAGATAATTGAATAGAACCGCCAGGCTTGCCGCTCCGCCGGACGGGATAAAATGCGGAAATAAGAAAAAGGTCATCGCGATTCCCTGGATGCCGGCGGCTATTCCTAAAATCAAAGTTTTATAGAGTACGTGCATAACAAAAACTCCTAACTTTTTTCCTCACTCTATCTTATAATATTTTCATAGAAGACGAAACCGCGTGAGGTGAATAGAATGGTCATTCCTTTTGAAACAGATCGGCTTTTGCTCCGGACCATGCAGGCTGATGACCTGGATACAGTTTATGAGATTTGGGGGAGCCCAAAGGTAATGAAATACTGCGGGGGCGCCAGCACAAAAAGCCGAATTCAGCGCTCCATCGATTTTTACCGGCGGCTGCAGATTGAAAAAGGCTACTCGGTATACACTGTTCTGCTAAAAGAAACTTCCGCCCTCATTGGAGTTTGCGGGTTTAACCCGGCTGAAAATGAACACGAAGTCGAGCTCCTCTATCATTTTAATCAGCATTACTGGGGCAAGGGGTATGCTGCTGAAGCCGCGGCTGCATGCGTGGCCGCTTTAAGGAATAGTGGCCTGAACGTGCGAAAAATCTCCGCGGCTGTGGATCCGGCCAACCCTGCATCCGGAAAGGTGCTCGAAAAAATCGGCATGACTGCGGCTGGCATGAAGTGGTTTGAAGATACACAGCAGGAAGAACTCTGTTATGAAATGGAATTTACGTAAAAAGCTTGCAAGCAAGATTTTTTCCTTTCCAGCTAAACTCATCCGCTTTTCAAAGTCCCGAACCGTTTCCCCGGTTCGGGTTTCCTTTTCCCCAAATCTCAAGTTTGTTTCCCCATTTTTATTGGTGGTTTCCTTAATTCAGTCAGACTTTTCCCCAATTAAGCCAGCTGTTTCCCAAATAAAAAACCCGGCACTCACCAAGAGCACCAGGCTTTCCATTAACAAATCGAATCCGTAGATTTCGGGTTCTTCAATCCAAACATCGGGCGGATGAACAGCGCTACACCTGTTCCAAGCATGGCCATGATTGCCCATACCCAGCCGTGAAGGCTGAAGGACGCGATGCCGCCGAAGTAGGCGCCGATGTTGCAGCCGAATGCAAGACGGGAACCATATCCCATCAGCAGTCCGCCGACAATCGCAGCACCTGCGACACCCGGCTTAATTTTCCCAGGCTTGAATGTTCCCTGCGATGCCGCTGAAATAAAGGCACCCAGGATGATGCCGAAGTTCATAACACTTGTAGAATCAGCAAGCACTGTATTTTTCAATGCCGTTAAATTTGGCTCTGATGCAAAGTAGCCCCATGATGTTACGTCGATGCCCAATGCCATCATCGCTTTTCCGCCCCATAGCGCGAATGCGGAAGTGATGCCCCAAGGCGTTCCGCGTACAGTCAAAGTCAGTGCATTCAGCAAAGCTAATACGATTGCTGCTGCGAACAATGGCCATGAGCCTCGCAGGATTTTTTTCCAGCCGGCCGTTGTAGGCAAAGCTTTCATCATTGGCGCTTTACGCTTTTTCGCGATTTGCAGGGTCACCCAATAGATCAAGGCAAACAACGCAAGCTGCAGAACCAATGCTCCGCCGTACCCGATTCCAGTTGATGTCGCCAGGGAAATTGGCGGCAATGACGGTGTTTCTTCCATCCAGAACGAGAAGTGGTACGCTCCGATCGTGGAACCAGCGATGAAAGAAATCAGTGTCAGGATCATGGAGGATTGCCCTCCGCCTACAGAATATAAAGTGCCGGATGCACAGCCATTCCCAAGCTGCATCCCTATTCCAAAAATAAAGGAACCAAACAGGACGCTTACCCCTACAGGAGACACATACCCTTTAGGCTCGATTCCTGTGAAACTGAAGCCTGTGCTTAAAATAACCGCAAATAAAGCTGAAGCAACTGCGAGCATCAGCATATGTGCCTGCAGCCCCTGCCCGTTTCCTACACTGGCAAAGCGTCTGAAGGCAGATGTGAAGCCAAAGCGGGCATGAAGCAAGGTCATACCGAGTGCAATTCCAATAATAAATAGAACTCCCTGTGTCATGTTCGCTGTATTTATAATGGAAATGAACAAAATGATAGCTGCAAGAACACCAGCTGCAACAAAAGGCTTTTGAATCGGATTTAAGTTTGAAACAACTGTTGTGGGTGCTGAAATCCAGGATTTATTTTTCATTTCAACTTGAGCCAACCTCATTCACTCCTTTTCTTATCTTTTTAGTCGGATTAAGGTGTTATTTTATACTATATTTTTTTAAAAGTAAATGGTGAATTTTTCTCCAGCCCGAAGATTTCCTGATATAATTATATCTTTAGATAGTCATAATTTTACAGACAGGAAAGGAAAGGATATCATTGCTTAAGCGGTTAAAATGGCCATCGTGGGCAATATTGTGCATCTTCATTGCAGGCTTCTATTATTTCATCAGCTCTGGAGCTGACACCAGCCTTCAGGCTTTTTCCAGAACAGAAACCACATCCCCTGAAGCTTTCCCCGGATTAAACCTAGAAACCCGGACAAAGGAAACGAAATCTTATACCCTTGCGATCAGTACACCGATAACTGAATTTGAAAATTTGAACAAACCCATAAAAGAGTGGATTCAGGCTCAGGAAAGGGACTTCCTGGAACTTGTTCAGGCAAACCGGCAAGTGCTGGACAGCGAAGATTTCCGTTCTCACCTTAATATCAAGGCGGAGCCGAAAAAAGTTTCCGATACCATGTATACCCTGGTATTTGAAGCCTACCAGTACACCGGCGGCGCCAATGGGCAGGCCGCGGTCAAAACGTTCACGATCGATCTTGCGAATCAGAAAATGGTGCAGCTTGCCGATATCATCCAAATGGATGAGGAGTCCCTGACAAATCTCAGAACGATGGTAAAAAACCAAATTGGCGGGAAAGAAGAGCTCCAGGACTATCTGTTTAATGACCTGCTTGACGAAGCGCTGAAAAATCCGTCGAGCTGGAAATGGTCACTGAGCGGCAAGAATTTCACGCTTTATTTTAACGAATATGAAATTGCGGCAGGCGCAGCCGGAGCGGTCAAGGTGAAAATTCCAATCGAACATATTCGTCCTCTCTTAAAGGATGAAACCATTAGGCAATTGAAGCTTCCTGACATTCAGCTGCCTGAACCGGAAGTCAGTGAACCCGAAACCGCTCCGCTGGATCCAAACGGCAGGTATATTGCCCTTACCTTTGATGATGGGCCGCACCCGAAAGTCACACCGCTTATATTGGATATATTAAAAAAGCATAACGCAAAAGCTACCTTTTATATGCTTGGCAGTCAGGCGCAATTCTATCCTGCCCTCGCAAGCCAGGTGGCTGAAGAAGGCCATGAAATCGGAAATCACAGTGACAGCCATGCGGACCTTTCTTCCCTCGGCGAAATAGATATCCGCAAAGAAATGGAAGAAGCCAGCGCCAAAATCAAGGAAGCAAGCGGACAACTTCCCGCAACCGTCCGCCCGCCTTATGGCGCCATGAATGAAGATGTGAAAAAAATTGCCGGAATGGCCCATACACCGCTTATTCTGTGGTCGGTGGATTCACTTGATTGGAAGACACTTAACGCTTCATCGATTCAAAAAATAGTGAAGGCCAATGCCGTGCCAGGCTCGATTGTCTTAATGCACGATATCCATAAGTCAACTGCTGAAGCACTTCCAGACCTGCTGACGCACCTGGAAAAAGAGGGCTACGAATTCATTACCGTCTCCGAGCTTCTATCCCTGCAGGAACAGGAAGTGACCGGTACGTTTTTTGGGAAAAGATCATAAGCTAGACGCTCAGGGGTTTTCCTGGGCGTTTTGTTTTACGATCCTGTCCCCTTTTCATAAAACTGAATGGGCCCTCCGCCTGTCTTGACACGTTACTCCACTCACAGGGGCTGGGAGTTGATCGGGTAAGTTCCTATGATATCAGGGCAACAAAAAAAGCCCGGGAGCCTACTCCGGACTTAATTTGTACACGGTTTAAGTTTGTCAGAAACGGTTGTTTTGTTTTGATATTCAAACAATGATCTATCAAATCAAATCCCTATCCGATCATCACCGTGCAATTTGGTTGACTGCTCCGAGCCACACCAAAAATGTAACGAGAACATGTAAATACTAAATACGATTTTCGCAAACGCTCCGACTCCACTCGGCTCATTTGGCAAAAAGAAAAACTATATCTCACTAATATAGTATATCAAACTGTTTCCATTGAAACATAGAAACATTCGACAAAAGCGAATACATTTGGTGTATTAAAAAAGGCTTCCTCAATCACTTTTTCTCCATCCATAGCTGCCTGCACCAGCAACTGAGGTTTACTTTTCATCTTACCTACTAAGTCTTCAGAGTCGCCGAATATGTTCCTGTGAAGTTGCAGGATTCCTTTTAAAACATCATCCCCTGGCATTGAATAAAAGATATTTAATTTCATATGTCCCTCCCACTTAGAAAGCTCTTCTCCTTTAAATATAGCAGTTTTAGACTACCGCCACCCTCTGCTTTTAGTTTATTACAGGCATCCGGTCTTAGGTCTTCCCTATCATTTTGAATATTTTAAATATTTTATATTTTTAATACCGAAACAAAATTGTATAATTTACCAGAATGCTAGAATTAAGGGAGGCGAAATAAGTTGAGGCAATTAAAAAAGTCTTTTATCTTCTTTGTTACATTGCTTTTAATGACCATTTCTTCTGCGGCTTATGCAGAAAAGCCGGGTCTTGAAGACTTCCCGGAACCCGCAGATGTGCAGTCCTGGGAGCTTCCTGAGGACATGACCTGGGAAGATTACCGGCCGGTGCCGGGAATTGACTGGCGTACGGCTGATATTGAGCCTGAAAGAGTATTACGGGGAGCACTTGTCATTGTCGATTTTCCTGACCGGGAGTTTATTTTAAGTCAGCCGGAGGGATCTGAAGTGGCAGGCAACCCTATTGGCACCGGCAATATTCCGCGGGATGAAATCGGCCAGTTCTGGGTGGATTTCCTGAACAAGCCGCAGCCGCTGAATAATCATCGGACAATCAATGAATATTGGAGAGAAAATTCATATGGCAAATGGGCTGTTGAACTGGATTCATTCGGAACCTATCGGATGGACCACAATGAATTCCAGTACGGACTGAACGAATTCGGGCAGCAATCCAACATGCCTGAAGAGTATCAGGCAAAAAATTTAAGATCTGAAGCAATGGAAAAGGCGCAAGCCGATATCGCCGCTTCAGGCAAAAATTACGATTTCACCTTCATCCTGCATGCCGGATATGATGAGTCAGGTGTCTGGCAGGAATTTGGGGAAATGATGTTCCAGACGGCAGAAGATGTGGCGAAGGAATTCGGTCCGCCTTTTGAAGGATTTCCGAATTCCGCCAATACCCGCTATGTCCCTTGGACTTCGTGGCTTGCCGCGAAAAGCATCTGGTCCAGTGCAAGCCGGGGCGTTTCCATCCAGGGTGAAAACGATGGAATGGGAACCTTCGCTCATGAATTTGGCCATATTATGAATTTGGGGGATAACTACAACAATCCATATGGAAAGCCTGTTTCCCGCTCCTATTCCGGACCTTGGGAATTAATGAGCCGGGGAAGCTTTAATGGTCCTGCAGGGCCTCATACACGCTGGATGGTCCTCCCTACTCTGGGCGGATCAGCGCCGGCACATCACATGCTCCGGAACAAAATCAAGCAAGGCTTCTTATCGGAAGATCAGTACTTGAACATCAGCCGGGAGGAATTGGCTCAATCCGGACCTGTGTTTACTGATATCCTGGCACGTGCGGTACCGGCCGGTGAAGAGTTTGGCCGCAATGCTCTTCACGGCATCAACATCAGCATGGAAGATCTGACGCCAAAAAATTCACTTGAGGATGACTGGCGTGCGGACATGCAGCGCGGGGAAAAATGGTACAACAACTATACGGTGGAAGTGGTGGACCGTGTAGGATTCGACTCCTTCACCCCAGATTCCGGCGTTCTTCTTGCCAAAACCAAAAATACGGAAGCAGCACCAAACATTTGGGTCATCGACTCTCATGCAGAAGACATTAACAAGGTTGACTTTAAACGTCCTGACGGAACAGAAGCTATGTATTCAAAAGGGGATTACAGACAGCTTTCCGATTCCCTCTTCAAAGCAGGCACAGCAGATGGGGTTGTCAGCGAATATAAGGACGAGCATAACCGTCTTCACTTTTACATTTTAAATAAAAAGCTTGATAACGAAGGAGCCCTCTCCTATCGTGTCGCCGTCCGCCATATGGATGAGTCCGGCCCGGCCGCAAGAGGCGTCTCAGCCGAAAACAGCAAAGTCCAATTTGCCGCTCCCGGCAAGGTGGCAGCCTATTCCTTCAAGGTAACCAATACGGGCAATGCTGCAGATCTTATCCGCCTGAATGCCAAGACGGAAGCCGGCTGGGAGCTCATGCTTGAGCATAATGTGATTGAAGTGCAAGCCGGTGAAACAGTGGAAGTTCCAGTTTACGTGAAAATTCCAAAAACCAAGCCTGTACCGACAAAGCTTACATTTACAAGCACCTC includes the following:
- a CDS encoding M6 family metalloprotease domain-containing protein, whose protein sequence is MRQLKKSFIFFVTLLLMTISSAAYAEKPGLEDFPEPADVQSWELPEDMTWEDYRPVPGIDWRTADIEPERVLRGALVIVDFPDREFILSQPEGSEVAGNPIGTGNIPRDEIGQFWVDFLNKPQPLNNHRTINEYWRENSYGKWAVELDSFGTYRMDHNEFQYGLNEFGQQSNMPEEYQAKNLRSEAMEKAQADIAASGKNYDFTFILHAGYDESGVWQEFGEMMFQTAEDVAKEFGPPFEGFPNSANTRYVPWTSWLAAKSIWSSASRGVSIQGENDGMGTFAHEFGHIMNLGDNYNNPYGKPVSRSYSGPWELMSRGSFNGPAGPHTRWMVLPTLGGSAPAHHMLRNKIKQGFLSEDQYLNISREELAQSGPVFTDILARAVPAGEEFGRNALHGINISMEDLTPKNSLEDDWRADMQRGEKWYNNYTVEVVDRVGFDSFTPDSGVLLAKTKNTEAAPNIWVIDSHAEDINKVDFKRPDGTEAMYSKGDYRQLSDSLFKAGTADGVVSEYKDEHNRLHFYILNKKLDNEGALSYRVAVRHMDESGPAARGVSAENSKVQFAAPGKVAAYSFKVTNTGNAADLIRLNAKTEAGWELMLEHNVIEVQAGETVEVPVYVKIPKTKPVPTKLTFTSTSETDPAKTDTVTRRVGPGAGK
- a CDS encoding YitT family protein → MHVLYKTLILGIAAGIQGIAMTFFLFPHFIPSGGAASLAVLFNYLLDTPYSVTLWVLNAGLLLAAAKWLGKSSVIWTLFCVSVTSVTIDFLAPYITEPLNPVLLDLLLGAIVFGVGIGILFRMGASSGGMDILALIISKARGTAPGRTLFYINGSLLLLTGVVVDWKVIVYAVICQMIGTRMIDLIYKLELEINSKKAVN
- a CDS encoding YeeE/YedE family protein, producing the protein MKNKSWISAPTTVVSNLNPIQKPFVAAGVLAAIILFISIINTANMTQGVLFIIGIALGMTLLHARFGFTSAFRRFASVGNGQGLQAHMLMLAVASALFAVILSTGFSFTGIEPKGYVSPVGVSVLFGSFIFGIGMQLGNGCASGTLYSVGGGQSSMILTLISFIAGSTIGAYHFSFWMEETPSLPPISLATSTGIGYGGALVLQLALFALIYWVTLQIAKKRKAPMMKALPTTAGWKKILRGSWPLFAAAIVLALLNALTLTVRGTPWGITSAFALWGGKAMMALGIDVTSWGYFASEPNLTALKNTVLADSTSVMNFGIILGAFISAASQGTFKPGKIKPGVAGAAIVGGLLMGYGSRLAFGCNIGAYFGGIASFSLHGWVWAIMAMLGTGVALFIRPMFGLKNPKSTDSIC
- a CDS encoding GNAT family N-acetyltransferase, which gives rise to MVIPFETDRLLLRTMQADDLDTVYEIWGSPKVMKYCGGASTKSRIQRSIDFYRRLQIEKGYSVYTVLLKETSALIGVCGFNPAENEHEVELLYHFNQHYWGKGYAAEAAAACVAALRNSGLNVRKISAAVDPANPASGKVLEKIGMTAAGMKWFEDTQQEELCYEMEFT
- a CDS encoding polysaccharide deacetylase family protein yields the protein MLKRLKWPSWAILCIFIAGFYYFISSGADTSLQAFSRTETTSPEAFPGLNLETRTKETKSYTLAISTPITEFENLNKPIKEWIQAQERDFLELVQANRQVLDSEDFRSHLNIKAEPKKVSDTMYTLVFEAYQYTGGANGQAAVKTFTIDLANQKMVQLADIIQMDEESLTNLRTMVKNQIGGKEELQDYLFNDLLDEALKNPSSWKWSLSGKNFTLYFNEYEIAAGAAGAVKVKIPIEHIRPLLKDETIRQLKLPDIQLPEPEVSEPETAPLDPNGRYIALTFDDGPHPKVTPLILDILKKHNAKATFYMLGSQAQFYPALASQVAEEGHEIGNHSDSHADLSSLGEIDIRKEMEEASAKIKEASGQLPATVRPPYGAMNEDVKKIAGMAHTPLILWSVDSLDWKTLNASSIQKIVKANAVPGSIVLMHDIHKSTAEALPDLLTHLEKEGYEFITVSELLSLQEQEVTGTFFGKRS